The Sphingobacterium bambusae genome includes a window with the following:
- a CDS encoding M16 family metallopeptidase, translating into MNMIKPIAIAFLLPAIFQTAQVQATTMHASAREILSADTLSWDTPLPFDNEVKTGKLSNGFQYYIRRNVEPKDRVTMYLATKVGSILETEEQVGLAHFLEHMNFNGLKHFPKNELVNYLQKAGVRFGSDLNAYTGFDQTVYQLPIPSDDPELLKNGLQVMRDWAQDALLNEEEIDKERGIVLEEMRGGRGASQRMRDKYLPVMLNNSRYSNRLPIGTEANIKGFPYASLRSFHKDWYRPDLQAIIIVGDIDVSAMESEIKRLFSDLKAPATAPKREEYQVPLLNANQFIAVTDPEMTYTVGQLTIKHKEQKVKTVRDLRSNLLKSVYNDMLNARLGELAQSANPPFIQASVGIGGFIGGLDAYNAVFVAKPGSFEMGFKALARELERVERHGFTDSEFQRAITTIRKGTEMAYVERDKKKSDSYVNSYLNHYLEDSPALSNEDSYNLYKQLLPTLTLHEVNQLGKQYYVDNNRDMIIMAPENEKANLPDEQQVKTWFKDIEGEQIATYDDKVSDLPMLAKEPVAGSISASKDIAAVASKELTLSNGVRVVLKPTTFKNDEILISAYSPGGTSLYADSDYFTASQAADLVNSSGIGQLNTIELQKYLTGKNLNISPYISERAEGISGHSDKEGLKTAFEMIYGYFTAPRIEDDAFQSTISKTLSMIANRASNPNFVFSQAVMQSLYNGNIRRTPISEDDVKKIDQARALEIYKNRFADASDFTFTIVGSFTEEEIKPYLEQYLAALPASNRKEEAKDLGIYEPKKGFEKVVHKGQEQKATAVLSFYGDYSYNEQENLNMDALESVLTIKLLERLREEESGVYGTAARASTSKYPKNRFSFTVSFGTAVDKYQALIASTLDEINKVKKAGPLEEDLAKFKIEQRRQLELSLKENRFWMSQLSGAYQRNEDPSYITHYLDALDKISVSSVKAVANKYLKEEQLFKFILLPDESK; encoded by the coding sequence ATGAATATGATCAAACCGATTGCCATAGCCTTTCTGCTCCCTGCTATCTTTCAGACTGCGCAGGTACAAGCCACAACGATGCATGCCAGCGCTAGGGAAATCTTAAGCGCCGACACCCTCTCTTGGGATACTCCGCTTCCTTTCGACAATGAGGTAAAAACGGGTAAACTGTCTAATGGATTCCAATATTACATCCGACGCAATGTGGAACCGAAAGATCGCGTGACCATGTACTTGGCCACAAAAGTAGGTTCCATTTTAGAGACCGAAGAACAGGTGGGACTAGCGCATTTTCTGGAACATATGAACTTCAACGGATTGAAGCACTTTCCCAAAAACGAACTGGTTAACTATTTGCAAAAAGCCGGCGTACGTTTCGGTAGTGACCTAAACGCCTACACCGGTTTCGACCAAACGGTTTATCAATTGCCGATTCCCTCCGACGATCCGGAGCTGCTGAAGAATGGATTGCAGGTGATGCGCGACTGGGCGCAAGATGCCTTGCTCAATGAGGAAGAAATAGATAAAGAACGTGGCATCGTGCTCGAAGAGATGCGCGGAGGCCGTGGTGCTTCCCAACGCATGCGCGATAAGTATCTCCCTGTAATGCTCAACAACTCGCGCTATTCCAACCGATTGCCCATTGGCACTGAAGCCAATATCAAGGGCTTTCCCTATGCGTCCCTCCGCTCCTTTCACAAAGACTGGTATCGCCCTGATCTGCAAGCCATCATCATTGTCGGCGACATCGATGTTTCCGCCATGGAAAGCGAGATCAAAAGGCTGTTTTCCGACTTAAAAGCGCCAGCAACCGCGCCAAAACGCGAGGAATACCAAGTACCTTTGCTTAACGCCAATCAATTTATTGCGGTAACAGATCCCGAGATGACCTATACGGTAGGGCAGCTCACTATCAAACATAAAGAGCAAAAAGTGAAGACCGTACGCGATCTTCGCTCCAATCTGTTGAAGTCTGTCTACAACGATATGCTCAACGCCAGGCTCGGCGAGCTGGCACAGTCTGCCAACCCACCGTTTATTCAAGCCAGCGTAGGTATCGGTGGTTTCATCGGCGGACTAGATGCCTACAACGCCGTATTTGTGGCCAAGCCGGGATCCTTCGAAATGGGATTCAAAGCGTTGGCGCGCGAACTCGAACGCGTCGAGCGCCATGGTTTTACCGATAGCGAATTCCAGCGTGCGATTACAACCATACGCAAAGGCACAGAGATGGCCTATGTAGAACGCGACAAAAAGAAATCCGACAGTTATGTCAACAGCTACCTCAACCATTACTTGGAAGATAGCCCCGCATTAAGCAATGAAGATTCGTACAATCTCTACAAACAATTGCTACCAACACTGACCCTTCATGAAGTCAATCAGCTGGGCAAGCAGTACTATGTGGACAATAACCGGGATATGATTATCATGGCGCCCGAAAATGAAAAAGCCAACCTGCCCGACGAACAGCAGGTAAAAACTTGGTTTAAGGATATCGAAGGCGAGCAAATAGCTACCTACGACGACAAAGTATCGGATCTGCCTATGCTGGCCAAAGAGCCCGTTGCAGGTAGCATCAGCGCATCCAAAGATATCGCTGCTGTGGCAAGTAAAGAGCTCACACTATCGAATGGCGTTCGCGTAGTACTCAAACCGACGACCTTTAAGAACGACGAGATACTCATCAGCGCCTATAGCCCCGGCGGTACATCGCTTTATGCTGATAGCGACTATTTCACCGCATCGCAAGCGGCCGACCTCGTCAACAGCAGCGGTATTGGGCAGCTTAACACCATTGAGCTGCAGAAATACCTGACCGGTAAAAACCTGAACATCAGCCCTTACATTAGCGAACGCGCTGAAGGGATATCTGGGCATAGCGACAAAGAGGGACTGAAAACAGCTTTTGAGATGATCTACGGCTATTTCACCGCGCCACGCATTGAAGATGACGCCTTCCAGAGCACCATCAGCAAAACGCTATCCATGATCGCCAACCGGGCAAGCAACCCGAACTTCGTGTTTAGTCAAGCGGTTATGCAAAGCCTCTACAACGGAAACATCCGACGCACACCAATCAGCGAAGACGATGTAAAAAAGATCGATCAAGCGCGCGCCTTGGAAATATACAAAAATCGTTTCGCCGATGCTTCCGACTTTACGTTTACCATTGTAGGCTCCTTCACCGAAGAGGAAATAAAACCTTATCTCGAACAGTATCTCGCTGCCCTGCCGGCATCCAACCGCAAAGAGGAAGCTAAGGACTTAGGAATTTATGAGCCTAAGAAGGGATTCGAGAAAGTAGTGCACAAGGGCCAGGAACAAAAAGCAACGGCGGTATTGAGTTTCTATGGTGACTATAGCTACAACGAGCAAGAAAATCTGAATATGGATGCCTTAGAGAGCGTGCTTACCATCAAGCTGCTGGAGCGCCTGCGCGAAGAAGAAAGTGGCGTATATGGCACCGCCGCGCGAGCATCTACCAGCAAGTATCCTAAAAATCGCTTCAGCTTCACGGTATCCTTTGGCACAGCCGTAGACAAATACCAAGCCTTGATAGCCTCTACGCTGGACGAGATCAACAAAGTAAAAAAGGCCGGTCCATTGGAAGAAGATTTAGCAAAATTCAAGATTGAGCAACGAAGACAACTGGAGCTATCCCTCAAAGAAAACCGTTTTTGGATGAGCCAATTGTCGGGTGCCTATCAGCGTAATGAAGATCCGAGCTACATCACGCATTACCTAGACGCATTAGATAAAATTTCAGTAAGCTCCGTCAAGGCGGTAGCCAACAAATACTTAAAAGAAGAGCAACTATTTAAGTTTATCCTCCTGCCAGATGAATCAAAGTAG
- a CDS encoding endonuclease/exonuclease/phosphatase family protein translates to MNLHAVWLNRRKWISVLALVFLLWAYVYQIKTGRSAGYDPSVSYAALAAMGNSSEGELALLTYNVAGLPEIISAAESPRAQSMGEIGAKINSFDIVNVQEDFHYHDALYDRGNTHPFRTLHKQALPYGDGLNTLSKYPILFTKRIAWADCHGTDCLAAKGFSVSRIQLSKGITVDVYNVHATSQDSPAAALARRKNIKQLSAYIQTYSAQQALLVMGDFNAHYAAAWDNLHQFVHSNKLHDAWIFTKRAGQLPGAVNDFVAQDKLSLTDSCESIDKILFRNSSYLEFTPRSYKIEKQHFSNRNGQSLSDHCAVSLSLKWKKITDSVLLDRPLAAFVEK, encoded by the coding sequence ATGAACTTACATGCTGTGTGGCTAAACCGGAGAAAATGGATAAGTGTGCTTGCGCTTGTCTTTTTGCTATGGGCATATGTATACCAAATAAAAACCGGTCGTTCGGCCGGATACGATCCGAGCGTTTCGTATGCTGCGTTGGCTGCCATGGGCAATTCGTCGGAAGGTGAGCTTGCTCTGCTAACCTACAATGTTGCCGGTTTGCCGGAGATCATCTCGGCGGCAGAAAGCCCGCGTGCACAGAGCATGGGCGAGATAGGTGCGAAGATCAATTCCTTTGATATTGTGAATGTGCAGGAGGATTTTCATTATCACGACGCCTTGTATGATCGAGGAAATACGCATCCCTTCCGCACGCTGCACAAGCAGGCGCTCCCTTACGGAGATGGCTTGAATACCTTGTCGAAATACCCGATTTTATTTACCAAGCGTATTGCTTGGGCGGATTGCCACGGCACGGATTGCCTAGCGGCGAAAGGTTTTTCTGTTTCGCGGATACAGCTGAGCAAGGGAATTACAGTAGACGTATACAACGTGCATGCCACCTCGCAGGATAGCCCTGCGGCGGCCTTGGCCAGACGAAAAAATATCAAACAGCTTTCAGCTTATATCCAAACATATTCTGCGCAGCAGGCCCTGCTGGTGATGGGCGACTTCAATGCGCATTATGCGGCGGCCTGGGATAACCTGCATCAGTTTGTGCATAGCAACAAGCTGCATGACGCGTGGATCTTTACGAAGAGAGCTGGACAACTGCCCGGCGCCGTAAACGATTTTGTGGCGCAAGACAAGCTCTCGCTCACCGATAGTTGCGAAAGCATTGATAAGATATTGTTTAGAAATAGTTCCTATTTAGAATTTACCCCGCGCTCGTATAAAATTGAAAAACAGCATTTTTCCAATCGCAATGGTCAATCCCTTTCTGATCATTGTGCTGTCTCGCTTTCTTTGAAATGGAAGAAAATAACAGATAGTGTGCTGTTGGACCGTCCACTGGCCGCTTTTGTTGAAAAGTAA